A single region of the Glycine max cultivar Williams 82 chromosome 20, Glycine_max_v4.0, whole genome shotgun sequence genome encodes:
- the LOC100799747 gene encoding pyruvate kinase 1, cytosolic isoform X1, with translation MHSSPLLLEEPIRMASILEPSKPTFFPAMTKIVGTLGPKSRSVDIISHCLDAGMSVARFDFSWGDPEYHQETLENLRVAIKSTKKLCAVMLDTVGPELQIENKTDHPITLEADTLVVLTPDQNKEASSNLLPLNFTGLSKAVKKGDTIFIGKYLFTGSETASVWLEVSEVEGEDVTCLVKNTATLSGSLFTVHVSQIHIDLPTLADKDKEVISTWGVQNNIDFLSLYTRHVEDIRHAREFLSKLGDLKQTHIYAKIENIEGMKHFDEILREADGIILARGNLGIELPPEKVFLFQKAAIYKCNMVGKPVVVTRVVDSMTDNLRPTRAEATDVANAVLDGSDAILLGAETLRGQYPVETISIVGKICAEAEKVHNQDLYFKKAVKYVGEPMSHLESIASSAVRAAIKVKASVIICFTSSGRAARLIAKYRPTMPVISVVIPQLKTNQLRWTFTGAFEARQSLIVRGLFPMLADPRHPAESRSGTNESILKVALDHGKAFGIIKPHDRVVVCQKVADSSVVKILELED, from the exons ATGCATTCCAgccctttgcttcttgaggaACCCATTAGGATGGCATCCATCCTTGAGCCATCCAAGCCT ACTTTTTTTCCGGCTATGACGAAAATTGTTGGCACACTTGGTCCAAAGTCACGATCAGTTGATATAATTTCCCATTGCCTTGATGCAGGAATGTCTG TGGCAAGGTTTGACTTTTCATGGGGTGATCCAGAATACCATCAAGAGACATTGGAAAATTTGAGAGTTGCTATCAAAAGTACCAAGAAACTCTGTGCG GTTATGCTAGATACTGTGGGTCCAGAATTACAGATTGAGAATAAGACTGATCACCCAATCACCCTTGAAGCAGACACATTAGTTGTCTTAACTCCAGATCAAAATAAAGAAGCTAGTTCAAATCTCTTACCATTAAATTTTACCGGGCTATCAAAG GCTGTGAAGAAGGGTGATACtatttttattggaaaataCTTGTTTACTGGAAGTGAAACAGCTTCTGTATGGCTGGAG GTCAGTGAGGTGGAAGGTGAGGATGTCACCTGTCTGGTAAAAAACACTGCCACACTCTCTGGATCATTGTTTACTGTACATGTCTCTCAGATTCACATCGATCTTCCTACTCTTGCTGATAAAGATAAGGAG GTAATAAGCACATGGGGTGTTCAAAACAATATTGACTTCCTTTCATTATATACCCGGCACGTTGAAGATATTCGTCAT GCACGTGAATTTCTCTCTAAATTGGGTGACCTGAAGCAGACACATATTTATGCAAAGATTGAAAATATAGAG GGAATGAAACATTTTGATGAAATATTGAGAGAAGCAGATGGTATCATCCTCGCTCGTGGAAATTTAGGGATAGAACTCCCACCTGAGAAG GTTTTCTTATTCCAAAAGGCTGCTATTTACAAGTGTAACATGGTTGGAAAGCCAGTTGTTGTTACACGTGTTGTGGACTCTATGACTGATAATCTAAGACCTACTCGTGCTGAAGCAACAGATGTTGCCAATGCAGTGTTGGATg GAAGTGACGCAATTCTCCTTGGAGCAGAGACCCTGCGGGGACAATACCCTGTAGAGACCATTTCTATAGTTGGAAAAATATGTGCTGAG GCAGAGAAAGTTCATAATCAAGATTTGTATTTTAAGAAGGCTGTAAAATATGTGGGAGAGCCAATGAGCCATTTGGAATCAATTGCTTCCTCTGCG GTTCGGGCAGCTATCAAGGTTAAGGCCTCTGTTATTATTTGCTTCACTTCATCTGGAAGAGCTGCAAG ATTGATTGCTAAGTACAGACCAACCATGCCTGTGATATCTGTTGTCATTCCTCAATTGAAGACAAATCAACTCCGATGGACGTTCACCGGTGCTTTTGAG GCTAGGCAATCTCTTATTGTGAGAGGTCTTTTTCCTATGCTGGCAGATCCACGACAccca GCTGAGTCCAGAAGTGGaacaaatgaatcaattttgaaGGTTGCTTTAGACCATGGCAAGGCTTTTGGCATCATAAAGCCACATGACCGAGTTGTTGTCTGCCAGAAAGTAGCTGACTCGTCAGTTGTGAAGATTCTTGAGCTCGAAGATTGA
- the LOC100799747 gene encoding pyruvate kinase 1, cytosolic isoform X2, producing the protein MLDTVGPELQIENKTDHPITLEADTLVVLTPDQNKEASSNLLPLNFTGLSKAVKKGDTIFIGKYLFTGSETASVWLEVSEVEGEDVTCLVKNTATLSGSLFTVHVSQIHIDLPTLADKDKEVISTWGVQNNIDFLSLYTRHVEDIRHAREFLSKLGDLKQTHIYAKIENIEGMKHFDEILREADGIILARGNLGIELPPEKVFLFQKAAIYKCNMVGKPVVVTRVVDSMTDNLRPTRAEATDVANAVLDGSDAILLGAETLRGQYPVETISIVGKICAEAEKVHNQDLYFKKAVKYVGEPMSHLESIASSAVRAAIKVKASVIICFTSSGRAARLIAKYRPTMPVISVVIPQLKTNQLRWTFTGAFEARQSLIVRGLFPMLADPRHPAESRSGTNESILKVALDHGKAFGIIKPHDRVVVCQKVADSSVVKILELED; encoded by the exons ATGCTAGATACTGTGGGTCCAGAATTACAGATTGAGAATAAGACTGATCACCCAATCACCCTTGAAGCAGACACATTAGTTGTCTTAACTCCAGATCAAAATAAAGAAGCTAGTTCAAATCTCTTACCATTAAATTTTACCGGGCTATCAAAG GCTGTGAAGAAGGGTGATACtatttttattggaaaataCTTGTTTACTGGAAGTGAAACAGCTTCTGTATGGCTGGAG GTCAGTGAGGTGGAAGGTGAGGATGTCACCTGTCTGGTAAAAAACACTGCCACACTCTCTGGATCATTGTTTACTGTACATGTCTCTCAGATTCACATCGATCTTCCTACTCTTGCTGATAAAGATAAGGAG GTAATAAGCACATGGGGTGTTCAAAACAATATTGACTTCCTTTCATTATATACCCGGCACGTTGAAGATATTCGTCAT GCACGTGAATTTCTCTCTAAATTGGGTGACCTGAAGCAGACACATATTTATGCAAAGATTGAAAATATAGAG GGAATGAAACATTTTGATGAAATATTGAGAGAAGCAGATGGTATCATCCTCGCTCGTGGAAATTTAGGGATAGAACTCCCACCTGAGAAG GTTTTCTTATTCCAAAAGGCTGCTATTTACAAGTGTAACATGGTTGGAAAGCCAGTTGTTGTTACACGTGTTGTGGACTCTATGACTGATAATCTAAGACCTACTCGTGCTGAAGCAACAGATGTTGCCAATGCAGTGTTGGATg GAAGTGACGCAATTCTCCTTGGAGCAGAGACCCTGCGGGGACAATACCCTGTAGAGACCATTTCTATAGTTGGAAAAATATGTGCTGAG GCAGAGAAAGTTCATAATCAAGATTTGTATTTTAAGAAGGCTGTAAAATATGTGGGAGAGCCAATGAGCCATTTGGAATCAATTGCTTCCTCTGCG GTTCGGGCAGCTATCAAGGTTAAGGCCTCTGTTATTATTTGCTTCACTTCATCTGGAAGAGCTGCAAG ATTGATTGCTAAGTACAGACCAACCATGCCTGTGATATCTGTTGTCATTCCTCAATTGAAGACAAATCAACTCCGATGGACGTTCACCGGTGCTTTTGAG GCTAGGCAATCTCTTATTGTGAGAGGTCTTTTTCCTATGCTGGCAGATCCACGACAccca GCTGAGTCCAGAAGTGGaacaaatgaatcaattttgaaGGTTGCTTTAGACCATGGCAAGGCTTTTGGCATCATAAAGCCACATGACCGAGTTGTTGTCTGCCAGAAAGTAGCTGACTCGTCAGTTGTGAAGATTCTTGAGCTCGAAGATTGA